One window from the genome of Nicotiana sylvestris chromosome 9, ASM39365v2, whole genome shotgun sequence encodes:
- the LOC138877940 gene encoding uncharacterized protein, protein MYQPRTAIKAQVLADFVADFSQGMKLEAEKELQVLNGANPRTWTLFTDGSSNVKGAGLGIVLVPLTGETVHQAIKCHSITNNEAEYEAMIAGLELARELRINQIIIKSDSQLVVNQMLGTYLAREERMQQYLEKVWELIKQFQAWKVIQIPRKENVKADALANLAFATDVASDTNTSVIHLYHSVLDPVKNEVNFNNLTWDWRNEIVTFLQYGTAPDDKKKAHALRKKAARYFLKQGNLYRKMFGGPLARCL, encoded by the coding sequence atgtaccaacctagaactgctataaaagcacaagtgttagctgattttgtggctgattttagccaggggatgaaATTAGAAGCAGAGAAAGAATTACAGGTGCTTAATGGAGCTAACCCcagaacttggactttattcactgacgGTTCTTCTAACGTAAAAGGTGCAGGTTTAGGGATAGTTTTGGTACCACTTACGGGTGAAACCGTTCAtcaagctattaaatgtcattctataactaacaatgaggcggaatacgaggccatgattgcaggtttagaactggcacgtgAACTTCGCATAAAtcaaattataatcaagagtgactcacaactcgtggttaatcaaatgctgggaaCTTATTTAGCCAGGGAAGAAAGGATGCAACAGTATTTAGAAAAAGTATGGGAATTAATAAAGCAATTTCAAGCTTGGAAAGTTATACAAATACCTAGGAAAGAAAATGTTAAagcagacgccctagctaatctcgcatttgcgactgaTGTGGCAAGTGATACAAACACCTCAGTGATACATTTATATCATTCCGTTCTTGATCCTgttaagaatgaggtaaattttaataatttaacttgggattggaggaacgagattgttacttttttgcagtatggtaccgcccctgatgataagaaaaaagctcatgcGCTTCGGAAAAAGGCTGCTCGGTACTTCTTGAAGCAAGGCAatctatatcgtaaaatgttcggtggtcccttagcaagatgcctctgA